A genome region from Phoenix dactylifera cultivar Barhee BC4 chromosome 18, palm_55x_up_171113_PBpolish2nd_filt_p, whole genome shotgun sequence includes the following:
- the LOC103698773 gene encoding uncharacterized protein LOC103698773 isoform X3 produces the protein MYCYLTCYAGLLCDVRWIVHRVYMGCCLGGLAKSESTDRALNVHQEWNLGCSSIYRKRLWSSSPDKMENNTSNFHSPEAHLSSSPASVGEEKRFSEENGNNSSFINQASIAWNEMRREWVGDRSKHSHRRSREPVISANLNFPSSWCTTYEDLLSVGQPFPQPIPLSEMVDFLVDIWYEEGLYD, from the exons ATGTACTGCTACTTGACCTGTTACGCAGGCTTACTGTGTGATGTTAGATGGATAGTCCACCGGGTTTATATGGG TTGTTGTTTGGGAGGTCTAGCCAAAAGCGAATCAACAGACAGAGCATTGAACGTCCATCAAGAGTGGAACTTAGGCTGCTCATCAATCTATAGAAAAAGGTTATGGTCATCAAGTCCAGACAAAATGGAAAATAATACCAGCAATTTTCACTCCCCTGAAGCGCATCTGTCTTCAAGTCCTGCTTCTGTAGGTGAAGAAAAGAGATTTTCAGAGGAAAATGGGAATAACTCTTCATTTATCAACCAAG CTTCTATAGCCTGGAATGAGATGAGAAGGGAATGGGTTGGAGACCGGTCAAAACATTCCcatagaagatcaagagaaccTGTAATAAG TGCGAACTTAAATTTCCCTTCTAGCTGGTGCACCACGTACGAGGACTTACTGTCAGTCGGTCAACCTTTTCCTCAGCCAATCCCATTATCT GAAATGGTAGATTTTTTAGTGGATATCTGGTATGAAGAAGGGCTCTATGATTAG
- the LOC103698773 gene encoding uncharacterized protein LOC103698773 isoform X6, protein MENNTSNFHSPEAHLSSSPASVGEEKRFSEENGNNSSFINQASIAWNEMRREWVGDRSKHSHRRSREPVISWCTTYEDLLSVGQPFPQPIPLSEMVDFLVDIWYEEGLYD, encoded by the exons ATGGAAAATAATACCAGCAATTTTCACTCCCCTGAAGCGCATCTGTCTTCAAGTCCTGCTTCTGTAGGTGAAGAAAAGAGATTTTCAGAGGAAAATGGGAATAACTCTTCATTTATCAACCAAG CTTCTATAGCCTGGAATGAGATGAGAAGGGAATGGGTTGGAGACCGGTCAAAACATTCCcatagaagatcaagagaaccTGTAATAAG CTGGTGCACCACGTACGAGGACTTACTGTCAGTCGGTCAACCTTTTCCTCAGCCAATCCCATTATCT GAAATGGTAGATTTTTTAGTGGATATCTGGTATGAAGAAGGGCTCTATGATTAG
- the LOC103698773 gene encoding uncharacterized protein LOC103698773 isoform X2 translates to MYCYLTCYAGLLCDVRWIVHRVYMGSILSIIIQNSCCLGGLAKSESTDRALNVHQEWNLGCSSIYRKRLWSSSPDKMENNTSNFHSPEAHLSSSPASVGEEKRFSEENGNNSSFINQASIAWNEMRREWVGDRSKHSHRRSREPVISWCTTYEDLLSVGQPFPQPIPLSEMVDFLVDIWYEEGLYD, encoded by the exons ATGTACTGCTACTTGACCTGTTACGCAGGCTTACTGTGTGATGTTAGATGGATAGTCCACCGGGTTTATATGGG CTCAATTTTGTCAATCATTATACAGAACAGTTGTTGTTTGGGAGGTCTAGCCAAAAGCGAATCAACAGACAGAGCATTGAACGTCCATCAAGAGTGGAACTTAGGCTGCTCATCAATCTATAGAAAAAGGTTATGGTCATCAAGTCCAGACAAAATGGAAAATAATACCAGCAATTTTCACTCCCCTGAAGCGCATCTGTCTTCAAGTCCTGCTTCTGTAGGTGAAGAAAAGAGATTTTCAGAGGAAAATGGGAATAACTCTTCATTTATCAACCAAG CTTCTATAGCCTGGAATGAGATGAGAAGGGAATGGGTTGGAGACCGGTCAAAACATTCCcatagaagatcaagagaaccTGTAATAAG CTGGTGCACCACGTACGAGGACTTACTGTCAGTCGGTCAACCTTTTCCTCAGCCAATCCCATTATCT GAAATGGTAGATTTTTTAGTGGATATCTGGTATGAAGAAGGGCTCTATGATTAG
- the LOC103698773 gene encoding uncharacterized protein LOC103698773 isoform X4, whose amino-acid sequence MDSPPGLYGNSCCLGGLAKSESTDRALNVHQEWNLGCSSIYRKRLWSSSPDKMENNTSNFHSPEAHLSSSPASVGEEKRFSEENGNNSSFINQASIAWNEMRREWVGDRSKHSHRRSREPVISANLNFPSSWCTTYEDLLSVGQPFPQPIPLSEMVDFLVDIWYEEGLYD is encoded by the exons ATGGATAGTCCACCGGGTTTATATGGG AACAGTTGTTGTTTGGGAGGTCTAGCCAAAAGCGAATCAACAGACAGAGCATTGAACGTCCATCAAGAGTGGAACTTAGGCTGCTCATCAATCTATAGAAAAAGGTTATGGTCATCAAGTCCAGACAAAATGGAAAATAATACCAGCAATTTTCACTCCCCTGAAGCGCATCTGTCTTCAAGTCCTGCTTCTGTAGGTGAAGAAAAGAGATTTTCAGAGGAAAATGGGAATAACTCTTCATTTATCAACCAAG CTTCTATAGCCTGGAATGAGATGAGAAGGGAATGGGTTGGAGACCGGTCAAAACATTCCcatagaagatcaagagaaccTGTAATAAG TGCGAACTTAAATTTCCCTTCTAGCTGGTGCACCACGTACGAGGACTTACTGTCAGTCGGTCAACCTTTTCCTCAGCCAATCCCATTATCT GAAATGGTAGATTTTTTAGTGGATATCTGGTATGAAGAAGGGCTCTATGATTAG
- the LOC103698773 gene encoding uncharacterized protein LOC103698773 isoform X1, protein MYCYLTCYAGLLCDVRWIVHRVYMGSILSIIIQNSCCLGGLAKSESTDRALNVHQEWNLGCSSIYRKRLWSSSPDKMENNTSNFHSPEAHLSSSPASVGEEKRFSEENGNNSSFINQASIAWNEMRREWVGDRSKHSHRRSREPVISANLNFPSSWCTTYEDLLSVGQPFPQPIPLSEMVDFLVDIWYEEGLYD, encoded by the exons ATGTACTGCTACTTGACCTGTTACGCAGGCTTACTGTGTGATGTTAGATGGATAGTCCACCGGGTTTATATGGG CTCAATTTTGTCAATCATTATACAGAACAGTTGTTGTTTGGGAGGTCTAGCCAAAAGCGAATCAACAGACAGAGCATTGAACGTCCATCAAGAGTGGAACTTAGGCTGCTCATCAATCTATAGAAAAAGGTTATGGTCATCAAGTCCAGACAAAATGGAAAATAATACCAGCAATTTTCACTCCCCTGAAGCGCATCTGTCTTCAAGTCCTGCTTCTGTAGGTGAAGAAAAGAGATTTTCAGAGGAAAATGGGAATAACTCTTCATTTATCAACCAAG CTTCTATAGCCTGGAATGAGATGAGAAGGGAATGGGTTGGAGACCGGTCAAAACATTCCcatagaagatcaagagaaccTGTAATAAG TGCGAACTTAAATTTCCCTTCTAGCTGGTGCACCACGTACGAGGACTTACTGTCAGTCGGTCAACCTTTTCCTCAGCCAATCCCATTATCT GAAATGGTAGATTTTTTAGTGGATATCTGGTATGAAGAAGGGCTCTATGATTAG
- the LOC120104456 gene encoding uncharacterized protein LOC120104456 codes for MDPVSIPVSLHSQASSVTIFNGTNFSEWNEQVQFHLGVLDLDLALRSEKPADITDLSSSEERSFYKTWERSNRLSIMFMRMSIANNIKSTLPECDSAQALLKTMEERFRSADKSLAGTLMAKLTTMKFDGTCGMHEHILEMTNIAAKLKALGMDVNESFLVQFILNSLPPQFGSFQIHYNTIKDKWNVNELTSMLVQEETRLKQQGYHSVNLVSHGARKK; via the exons ATGGATCCAG TATCTATTCCTGTTTCGCTTCATTCGCAAGCTTCATCTGTTACGATCTTTAATGGAACTAATTTCTCAGAGTGGAATGAACAAGTCCAGTTTCACCTAGGTGTTCTGGATCTTGATTTAGCACTCCGATCTGAGAAACCGGCTGACATTACTGATTTGAGCAGCTCGGAAGAAAGGTCTTTTTATAAGACTTGGGAAAGATCGAACAGATTGAGCATTATGTTTATGCGGATGAGTATAGCGAATAATATCAAGTCAACGCTTCCTGAATGTGACAGTGCTCAAGCATTATTGAAAACTATGGAAGAACGTTTCCGATCTGCTGATAAGTCTCTGGCTGGGACATTAATGGCTAAACTAACCACCATGAAATTTGATGGTACTTGTGGGATGCATGAGCATATCCTTGAAATGACAAATATAGCAGCTAAACTGAAGGCTCTAGGGATGGATGTGAATGAATCCTTTTTGGTTCAATTTATTTTGAACTCCTTGCCTCCTCAATTTggatcatttcaaattcactataacACTATTAAGGATAAGTGGAATGTGAATGAATTGACCAGTATGCTTGTTCAAGAGGAGACAAGACTTAAGCAACAAGGATATCATTCTGTCAATCTTGTAAGTCATGGAGCCaggaaaaaatga
- the LOC103698773 gene encoding uncharacterized protein LOC103698773 isoform X5: MENNTSNFHSPEAHLSSSPASVGEEKRFSEENGNNSSFINQASIAWNEMRREWVGDRSKHSHRRSREPVISANLNFPSSWCTTYEDLLSVGQPFPQPIPLSEMVDFLVDIWYEEGLYD; the protein is encoded by the exons ATGGAAAATAATACCAGCAATTTTCACTCCCCTGAAGCGCATCTGTCTTCAAGTCCTGCTTCTGTAGGTGAAGAAAAGAGATTTTCAGAGGAAAATGGGAATAACTCTTCATTTATCAACCAAG CTTCTATAGCCTGGAATGAGATGAGAAGGGAATGGGTTGGAGACCGGTCAAAACATTCCcatagaagatcaagagaaccTGTAATAAG TGCGAACTTAAATTTCCCTTCTAGCTGGTGCACCACGTACGAGGACTTACTGTCAGTCGGTCAACCTTTTCCTCAGCCAATCCCATTATCT GAAATGGTAGATTTTTTAGTGGATATCTGGTATGAAGAAGGGCTCTATGATTAG
- the LOC103698792 gene encoding polcalcin Phl p 7-like, translated as MERMFKRFDTNGDGKISLAELGEALRTLGSTSADDVHRMMAEIDADGDGYIDFSEFSAFCRANPGLMKDVAKVF; from the coding sequence ATGGAGAGGATGTTCAAGCGCTTTGACACCAACGGCGACGGGAAGATCTCATTGGCCGAGCTTGGGGAAGCCCTCCGCACCCTCGGCTCCACCTCCGCTGATGACGTCCATCGCATGATGGCGGAGATCGACGCCGATGGTGATGGCTACATCGACTTCAGCGAGTTCTCCGCCTTCTGCCGCGCCAACCCTGGCCTTATGAAGGACGTCGCTAAGGTGTTCTAG